The following are from one region of the Eubacterium sp. MSJ-33 genome:
- a CDS encoding Asp23/Gls24 family envelope stress response protein: MKGYLSNENGEIIIENEVIAQYAGHAALECFGIVGMATISMKDGIAKLLKGDSISKGVNVVIGENNELSIDFHIIVAYGVSISTVCDNLISTVQYSIEEMTGMKVKAINIYVEGVRVID, encoded by the coding sequence ATGAAGGGTTATTTATCGAATGAAAACGGTGAAATCATTATAGAGAATGAAGTAATTGCCCAGTACGCAGGACATGCTGCATTGGAGTGCTTCGGTATTGTTGGTATGGCAACCATCAGCATGAAGGATGGTATTGCAAAGCTGTTGAAGGGCGACAGTATCAGCAAGGGTGTCAATGTAGTGATCGGTGAGAATAATGAGTTATCTATTGATTTCCACATTATTGTGGCATATGGTGTCAGTATTTCAACAGTATGTGATAATCTGATTAGTACTGTACAGTATTCCATCGAAGAGATGACAGGTATGAAGGTGAAGGCAATCAACATTTATGTTGAGGGTGTTCGCGTGATAGATTAA
- a CDS encoding 16S rRNA (uracil(1498)-N(3))-methyltransferase, which produces MPRFYVEDCQDAQTGITITGEDVNHIKNVLRLSMGDAITICDGAGKEYECEIAEISKEYVYATIVDINQNAAELPCKITLFQGMPKSDKMEFIIQKAVELGAAQIVPVMMKRTVVKLEDKKKDKKRERYQMIAESAAKQSGRGIIPEVAGFMTFREALQYAESFDFLLVPYESADGIAYAQEMVTQAANLADGASIGIFIGPEGGFAKEEIDAAKDAGAKIITLGNRILRTETAGLAVLSILMFQMESRMDRRK; this is translated from the coding sequence ATGCCGAGATTTTATGTGGAAGATTGTCAGGATGCGCAGACCGGCATAACCATTACCGGCGAAGATGTGAATCATATAAAAAATGTTCTTCGTTTGTCGATGGGAGATGCAATCACGATATGTGATGGCGCAGGCAAAGAATATGAATGTGAGATTGCGGAGATATCGAAAGAATATGTCTATGCAACGATTGTGGATATCAATCAGAATGCGGCAGAACTTCCGTGTAAGATCACGCTGTTTCAGGGAATGCCAAAGTCTGATAAGATGGAATTTATCATTCAGAAGGCAGTGGAACTTGGAGCAGCACAGATTGTTCCGGTGATGATGAAACGAACGGTTGTGAAGCTGGAAGATAAGAAAAAGGATAAGAAACGGGAACGTTATCAGATGATCGCGGAATCAGCCGCGAAGCAGTCTGGACGCGGGATTATACCCGAGGTGGCTGGATTTATGACCTTTCGGGAAGCACTGCAGTACGCGGAAAGTTTTGATTTTCTGCTTGTGCCATATGAGAGTGCAGATGGAATTGCCTATGCACAGGAGATGGTTACGCAGGCTGCAAATCTTGCAGACGGAGCGTCAATCGGGATATTTATCGGACCGGAAGGTGGATTTGCCAAGGAAGAAATTGATGCGGCAAAAGACGCCGGCGCGAAGATCATCACACTTGGAAATCGTATTTTACGAACAGAGACAGCAGGGCTTGCTGTTTTGTCGATTTTAATGTTTCAGATGGAAAGTAGAATGGATAGAAGGAAATAA
- the rpmB gene encoding 50S ribosomal protein L28: MAKCSICEKGAHFGNNVSHSHRRSNRMWKSNIKSVKAVVNGTPKKIYVCTQCLKSGKVERA, from the coding sequence GTGGCAAAGTGTAGTATTTGTGAAAAAGGAGCTCATTTCGGTAACAATGTGAGCCATTCTCATAGAAGATCAAACAGAATGTGGAAATCAAACATCAAGTCTGTGAAGGCAGTAGTTAACGGTACTCCTAAGAAGATTTATGTTTGCACACAGTGCTTGAAGTCTGGTAAGGTTGAGAGAGCCTAA
- a CDS encoding cysteine desulfurase family protein has protein sequence MECYFDNAATTAVFPEVKERMMTLLDVDYGNPSSQHKKGLTAKDYERTATEQVARTLKCMPKEIVFTSGGTEANNLALIGAALAHRRAGKHIITTPIEHASVLSTVDFLQKEGFEISFLTVGSDGKVDLESLAKLLREDTILVSCMYVNNEIGTIQPIEQLVKMVKANNSQTLVHVDAVQAYGKLKFSPKQLGVDLLSVSGHKIHGPKGSGALYIKDKTLIRPIIYGGGQQNFMRSGTENLPGIAGMGLAAELIYTDHEAKMQHVREVRDYLVSEVTKIEGVYDHSGEAPHIASISFEGVRAAVLMRAIGDKGIYVSAGSACSSNKPQVSHVLTAIGLSQEQLESTLRFSFCEWNTKEEVDYCIGVLKETLPMLRRYTRKK, from the coding sequence ATGGAATGCTATTTTGATAATGCAGCGACAACGGCTGTATTTCCGGAGGTAAAAGAACGGATGATGACGCTGTTGGATGTGGATTATGGAAATCCGTCATCGCAGCATAAGAAAGGATTAACAGCGAAGGATTATGAGCGTACTGCGACAGAACAGGTGGCAAGGACGCTCAAATGTATGCCGAAAGAAATCGTATTTACATCGGGTGGTACAGAGGCAAATAACCTTGCTCTGATCGGTGCGGCACTGGCGCATCGCCGGGCAGGAAAACATATTATTACTACGCCGATCGAGCATGCGTCTGTACTTTCTACGGTGGATTTTTTGCAGAAGGAAGGCTTTGAAATCAGTTTTCTTACGGTTGGTTCCGACGGTAAAGTGGACTTGGAAAGTCTGGCAAAGCTTTTGCGTGAAGATACGATACTTGTCAGTTGCATGTATGTAAATAATGAGATTGGAACAATTCAGCCAATCGAGCAATTGGTGAAGATGGTGAAGGCGAACAATTCACAGACGTTGGTGCATGTAGATGCTGTGCAGGCATATGGAAAGTTAAAATTCTCTCCGAAGCAGTTAGGTGTGGATCTGCTTTCTGTAAGTGGACATAAGATACATGGTCCAAAAGGAAGCGGGGCATTATATATCAAGGATAAGACATTGATTCGTCCAATCATCTATGGTGGTGGACAGCAGAATTTTATGCGTTCGGGCACAGAGAATCTGCCGGGAATTGCAGGGATGGGGCTTGCGGCAGAGTTGATCTATACGGATCATGAGGCGAAGATGCAGCATGTACGAGAGGTAAGGGATTACCTTGTGTCGGAAGTAACGAAGATCGAGGGGGTGTATGACCATTCCGGTGAGGCACCGCATATCGCAAGTATCAGTTTTGAAGGGGTGCGTGCGGCAGTGCTGATGCGTGCGATCGGAGATAAGGGAATCTATGTATCCGCGGGGTCTGCCTGTTCTTCGAATAAGCCGCAGGTGAGTCATGTATTAACAGCAATCGGTCTGTCACAGGAACAGCTAGAATCAACACTCCGATTTAGCTTTTGTGAGTGGAATACAAAAGAAGAGGTTGATTATTGTATCGGTGTATTGAAAGAAACATTGCCGATGCTTCGAAGATACACAAGGAAAAAATAA
- a CDS encoding radical SAM protein gives MKKDTGSLVCTLCPRNCKKKRVEGEIGVCGETAILRIGRAALHMWEEPCISGEKGSGAVFFTGCPLHCVYCQNYAISDGGAGRRITVEELVQIFYELEAQGAANINLVTADHFIPQVAQAIRQAKQYGFSLPFIYNTSGYVQVEALHMLEGLVDVYLPDMKYMDAETAMKYSHAPDYPEVAKSAIAEMVRQCGKVVFDAENVYIRQGVIVRHMLLPEHLLEAEKIVRYLYETYENQIYISMMSQYTPIGDIGVRFPELGNRVRRKSYRRLIDYAVNLGVEQAFYQEGEVAKESFIPEFYKE, from the coding sequence ATGAAAAAAGATACAGGGAGTTTGGTCTGTACATTGTGCCCGCGGAATTGTAAGAAAAAACGTGTGGAAGGCGAGATTGGTGTCTGTGGAGAGACTGCAATATTGCGGATTGGAAGGGCGGCACTGCATATGTGGGAGGAACCGTGTATTTCCGGTGAGAAGGGGTCCGGTGCGGTATTTTTTACCGGATGTCCGCTTCATTGTGTGTATTGTCAGAATTATGCAATCTCAGACGGAGGTGCCGGAAGACGGATTACGGTGGAAGAACTGGTACAGATATTCTATGAATTGGAAGCGCAAGGCGCAGCGAATATCAATCTGGTGACAGCTGATCATTTTATCCCACAGGTGGCACAGGCAATCCGGCAGGCAAAGCAGTATGGATTTTCCTTGCCGTTTATCTATAATACGAGCGGTTATGTACAGGTGGAAGCCCTGCATATGTTAGAAGGACTGGTGGATGTTTATCTGCCGGATATGAAATATATGGATGCAGAGACAGCAATGAAGTATTCCCATGCACCGGATTATCCGGAGGTGGCGAAGTCTGCAATTGCGGAAATGGTACGCCAGTGTGGTAAAGTTGTTTTTGATGCCGAGAATGTGTATATTCGGCAGGGCGTGATTGTACGTCATATGTTACTGCCGGAGCATTTGTTAGAAGCAGAGAAGATCGTGCGGTATCTCTATGAGACATATGAAAATCAAATCTATATTAGTATGATGAGCCAGTACACACCAATTGGCGATATCGGGGTAAGGTTTCCGGAACTTGGAAACAGAGTTCGTCGGAAATCGTACCGCAGGCTGATTGATTATGCAGTGAACCTGGGTGTGGAACAGGCATTTTATCAGGAGGGAGAAGTGGCAAAAGAAAGCTTTATCCCAGAATTTTACAAAGAATAA
- a CDS encoding DMT family transporter → MEKSKKGIVCILLSAFCFSLMSLFIRLAGDVPTMQKCFFRNLVAMLIAITALVRAHQPFRIGKGNLKYLFCRAIGGTCGLICNFYAVDHISISDASMLNKLSPFFAIICSFFVLKEVASKLDWVTVAAAFVGMLLVVKPTMSMEVMPALVGALGGFGAGFAYTFVRKLGQRGENSMIIVLFFSAFSCLVTLPFFVFQYQPMSGLQWLFLICTGISAAGGQIFITKAYSYAPAKEISVYDFSIVLFTALWGFLFLDQIPDYLSVIGYVVIIGASVVKWYITIERPRRLELHREHELKGK, encoded by the coding sequence GTGGAAAAGAGTAAAAAGGGAATCGTATGCATTTTGTTATCTGCATTTTGTTTTTCTCTTATGAGTTTATTTATCCGGTTGGCCGGAGATGTGCCGACGATGCAGAAATGTTTCTTTCGGAATCTGGTTGCCATGCTGATTGCAATTACAGCATTGGTAAGGGCACATCAGCCGTTTCGAATCGGGAAGGGAAATCTAAAGTATCTGTTTTGCCGTGCTATTGGAGGTACCTGCGGATTAATCTGCAACTTTTATGCGGTCGATCATATTTCTATCTCGGATGCTTCCATGCTCAATAAACTATCACCGTTTTTTGCCATCATTTGCTCGTTCTTTGTTTTGAAGGAGGTCGCAAGTAAGCTGGACTGGGTGACAGTGGCAGCCGCATTTGTTGGAATGCTGCTTGTCGTGAAGCCGACGATGAGCATGGAGGTTATGCCGGCACTTGTTGGTGCGCTCGGTGGATTTGGTGCCGGTTTTGCGTATACATTTGTCCGAAAACTGGGACAGCGCGGAGAAAACAGCATGATTATTGTATTATTTTTCTCTGCCTTTTCCTGTTTGGTGACATTGCCGTTTTTTGTGTTTCAGTATCAGCCGATGAGCGGTCTTCAATGGCTGTTTCTGATTTGTACAGGAATTTCAGCGGCTGGAGGTCAGATATTTATCACGAAGGCGTATTCGTATGCGCCGGCAAAGGAAATATCGGTGTATGATTTCTCTATCGTGCTTTTTACGGCATTGTGGGGATTCCTGTTTTTAGACCAGATCCCGGATTATCTGAGTGTGATTGGATATGTGGTAATCATTGGAGCATCTGTGGTGAAGTGGTATATTACGATTGAACGACCGCGCAGACTGGAATTACACAGGGAACATGAGCTGAAGGGTAAATAA
- a CDS encoding Tex family protein, protein MDILQIIADELQIKKVQVEKSVELIDEGATIPFIARYRKEVTGSLNDEQLRALSERLIYLRNLEEKKTSVLATIEEQGKLTDELRKQIGAAMTMVALEDLYRPYRPKRRTRATIAKEKGLEPLAEILRAQETTKTIEEEAAAFVDAEKGVESVQDAIDGAKDILAEVYADNADYRTKLRAMTKESGSLVAKAKDADADSVYEMYYDFSEPIKKLVGHRILAINRGETEKFLTVKVEAPRQEILLWLVKQIIGNMKHDSASYLYEAITDSYDRLIAPAIEREIRNELTEKAEEGAISVFGKNLHQLLMQPPISGQVVLGWDPGFAHGSKLAVVDETGKVLDTVIIYPTKGQRNYDAAKQVLKNLIAKYHVTLISLGNGTASRESEAMIVELMKELDVDLKYVITDEAGASIYSASKEATEEFPDFDEWQRSAASIARRIQDPLAELVKIDPKSIGVGQYQHDMNQKNLGNALNTVVEDCVNSVGIDLNTASPALLSYVSGINKTLAKSIVTYREANGSFRNRKDLLKVPKLGPKAYEQCAGFLRIHGGSEALDATSVHPESYEAAKALMEKIGVSEDDIKHGGMKGIGKKTKDKKKLADELGIGEPTLVDIVKELEKPGRDPREEMPKPILRSDVLEMKDLKPGMELKGTVRNVIDFGAFVDIGVHQDGLVHISRMSDKYIKHPLEVVSVGDIVDVTVLSVDLDKHRIQLSMVK, encoded by the coding sequence ATGGATATATTACAGATAATCGCAGATGAATTACAGATTAAGAAAGTACAGGTGGAAAAGTCGGTGGAACTTATCGACGAGGGTGCAACGATTCCGTTTATCGCAAGATACCGGAAGGAAGTGACAGGTTCCTTAAATGATGAGCAATTGCGAGCTTTATCTGAGCGACTGATTTATCTGCGAAACTTAGAGGAGAAGAAAACATCTGTGCTTGCAACGATTGAAGAACAGGGCAAGCTGACAGATGAATTGAGGAAACAAATCGGTGCGGCGATGACAATGGTAGCGCTTGAGGATTTATACCGTCCATACCGTCCGAAACGCCGGACAAGAGCAACGATTGCCAAGGAGAAGGGTCTGGAACCTCTTGCAGAGATTTTACGTGCACAGGAGACGACAAAGACAATCGAGGAAGAGGCAGCAGCTTTTGTCGATGCAGAAAAAGGCGTAGAAAGCGTGCAGGATGCAATCGACGGTGCAAAAGATATTCTTGCTGAGGTGTATGCGGATAATGCAGATTACCGGACGAAGCTTCGTGCGATGACGAAGGAGAGTGGAAGTCTCGTTGCAAAGGCGAAGGATGCGGATGCGGATTCTGTTTACGAGATGTATTATGATTTCTCAGAGCCAATCAAGAAGCTGGTTGGTCACAGAATCTTGGCAATCAACCGAGGAGAGACAGAGAAATTCTTGACCGTCAAGGTTGAAGCACCAAGACAGGAGATACTGCTTTGGCTTGTAAAGCAGATTATTGGAAATATGAAGCATGACAGTGCAAGTTATCTGTATGAGGCAATTACGGACAGCTATGATCGTTTGATCGCGCCTGCTATCGAGCGTGAGATACGAAATGAGCTGACAGAGAAGGCAGAAGAAGGTGCGATTAGCGTATTTGGCAAGAATCTGCATCAGCTTCTGATGCAGCCGCCAATCTCCGGTCAGGTTGTACTTGGCTGGGATCCCGGATTTGCACACGGAAGCAAACTTGCAGTTGTCGATGAGACCGGAAAAGTGCTTGATACTGTTATTATTTATCCGACAAAAGGACAGAGAAACTACGATGCGGCAAAACAGGTATTAAAGAATCTGATTGCAAAATACCATGTAACACTTATTTCGCTTGGAAATGGTACTGCCAGCCGGGAATCAGAGGCGATGATCGTCGAGCTGATGAAGGAACTGGATGTGGACTTAAAATATGTGATTACAGATGAAGCGGGTGCATCCATCTATTCAGCCAGCAAGGAAGCAACCGAAGAATTTCCGGATTTCGATGAGTGGCAGAGAAGTGCGGCAAGTATTGCAAGAAGAATTCAGGATCCTTTGGCAGAACTTGTGAAGATTGATCCGAAATCCATCGGTGTCGGACAGTACCAGCATGATATGAACCAGAAAAACCTTGGCAATGCGCTTAACACTGTTGTAGAAGATTGTGTAAACTCGGTCGGAATTGATTTGAATACGGCCAGCCCGGCACTGCTTTCGTATGTGTCCGGTATCAATAAGACTTTGGCAAAATCTATCGTGACATACCGGGAGGCAAACGGAAGTTTCAGAAACCGGAAAGACCTTCTGAAGGTTCCGAAGCTTGGACCGAAGGCATATGAACAGTGTGCCGGATTCCTACGGATTCATGGCGGAAGTGAGGCTCTTGATGCGACAAGTGTTCATCCGGAAAGCTATGAGGCGGCCAAGGCTTTGATGGAGAAGATCGGTGTATCCGAGGATGATATCAAGCATGGTGGAATGAAGGGGATCGGCAAGAAAACAAAGGATAAGAAGAAGCTTGCGGATGAGCTTGGTATTGGTGAACCGACGCTTGTCGATATCGTGAAGGAACTTGAAAAGCCCGGCAGAGATCCGCGAGAGGAGATGCCAAAGCCGATTCTTCGAAGCGATGTACTCGAGATGAAGGACTTAAAACCCGGCATGGAATTAAAGGGAACTGTTCGAAATGTCATTGATTTTGGAGCATTTGTTGACATCGGTGTGCATCAGGATGGTCTTGTGCATATCTCTCGGATGTCAGACAAATATATCAAACATCCGCTTGAAGTTGTATCCGTTGGAGATATTGTGGATGTGACGGTGCTGAGTGTCGATCTTGACAAACATCGAATCCAGTTATCTATGGTGAAATAG
- the prmA gene encoding 50S ribosomal protein L11 methyltransferase produces MMWTKLTIDTTVEAVDLISAFLDEKGVEGVMIEDHVPLTEEDKAAMYVDIPLVDGVDDGTAKVSCYIDDSFNIETLRADIAAELTRLETFIPVGSKNITLSNTEDKDWMNNWKQFFHPIRLYDDIVIKPTWETVEDAKPDDIVIEIDPGIAFGTGSHETTKLCIGQIKKYLKPGDTVFDVGCGSGILSMIASRLGAGFVHGMDIDELAVRASEENAKLNHMGEDKIKFSCGNLLADNYIGKGTTFQLDRSTIKETQHLDADRQYDIVVANILADVIVPLSAVIGSYLKDDGYFITSGILDVKEKDVTDAMIANGFEVIDVVHMNDWVSVIGKKRI; encoded by the coding sequence ATGATGTGGACAAAACTGACCATCGATACAACGGTGGAAGCTGTTGATCTCATCTCTGCATTTTTAGATGAAAAGGGTGTGGAAGGTGTGATGATAGAAGATCATGTGCCACTTACCGAGGAAGATAAGGCTGCTATGTATGTGGATATTCCGCTTGTTGATGGCGTGGATGATGGAACTGCAAAGGTTTCCTGCTACATAGACGACTCTTTCAATATAGAAACGTTAAGGGCGGATATAGCTGCAGAGCTTACCCGCCTTGAAACGTTTATACCGGTAGGCAGCAAGAACATAACACTTTCGAATACAGAGGACAAAGACTGGATGAACAACTGGAAGCAGTTTTTCCATCCAATCCGTCTCTACGATGATATTGTAATTAAACCGACATGGGAGACAGTCGAAGATGCGAAACCGGATGATATTGTGATTGAGATCGATCCCGGGATTGCATTTGGAACAGGTTCCCATGAGACAACGAAACTCTGTATCGGACAGATAAAGAAATACTTAAAGCCGGGCGATACGGTGTTTGATGTCGGCTGTGGCAGCGGGATCTTATCCATGATTGCGTCAAGACTTGGTGCAGGCTTTGTACATGGCATGGATATTGATGAGCTTGCTGTACGGGCGAGTGAAGAAAATGCGAAGCTCAATCATATGGGTGAGGATAAGATTAAGTTCTCCTGTGGAAATCTGCTTGCAGATAATTATATTGGCAAGGGAACGACATTCCAGCTTGATCGTTCGACGATTAAGGAAACACAGCATCTGGATGCAGACAGACAGTATGATATTGTTGTTGCCAATATTCTGGCAGATGTAATCGTACCACTCTCAGCAGTGATTGGGTCATATTTAAAGGATGATGGATATTTCATTACATCCGGGATTTTGGATGTGAAGGAAAAAGATGTCACAGATGCAATGATTGCAAATGGCTTCGAAGTTATCGATGTCGTGCATATGAACGATTGGGTATCTGTGATTGGAAAAAAAAGAATATGA
- the thiI gene encoding tRNA uracil 4-sulfurtransferase ThiI gives MQYKMFLIKYAEIGTKGKNRYVFEEIMCKRMRARLKPLGKFEVRREYGRIFVEAFSDYDYDDVMKVLTTIFGIVGVCPVKVVEELNYEAISEAVVAHVAEEYNDKHFTFKVNARRNNKTFPKTSMELNCDLGADLLNAYPDMTVDIHKPDVFINVEVRNVTYIYSQIIPGPGGLPVGTNGKGMTLLSGGIDSPVAAYMIAKRGVEIEAVYFHAPPFTSEQARTKVIDLAKIVSKYSGVIKLHVVPFTDVQLAIYDNCPHDELTIIMKRIMYQIAQEIALKEDCQCLITGESIGQVSSQTTQSLLVIDSAIDKLPVFRPCIGMDKQEIIDISEKIGTYETSILPYEDCCTTFVAQHPVTKPKMEQILESEKALQGKVEALIAKAIEDVEIVYCR, from the coding sequence ATGCAGTATAAAATGTTTTTGATTAAATATGCGGAGATCGGTACGAAGGGAAAGAACCGTTACGTATTCGAGGAAATTATGTGTAAGCGTATGCGTGCACGTTTAAAGCCGCTCGGTAAATTCGAGGTGCGGCGGGAATATGGACGTATTTTCGTGGAAGCATTTTCAGACTATGATTATGATGATGTGATGAAGGTGCTTACAACGATCTTCGGTATCGTAGGTGTCTGCCCGGTCAAGGTTGTGGAGGAGTTAAACTATGAAGCAATCTCAGAGGCAGTCGTTGCACATGTGGCGGAAGAATATAATGACAAGCATTTTACATTCAAGGTAAATGCAAGAAGAAATAATAAGACATTTCCAAAGACTTCGATGGAGTTAAACTGTGATCTGGGTGCAGATTTATTAAATGCGTATCCGGATATGACGGTCGATATTCATAAGCCGGATGTATTTATCAATGTGGAAGTACGGAATGTCACATATATTTATTCCCAGATTATTCCGGGACCGGGCGGACTTCCGGTCGGCACGAACGGAAAGGGCATGACGCTTTTGTCAGGAGGTATCGACAGTCCGGTTGCGGCATATATGATTGCCAAACGAGGTGTGGAAATCGAGGCAGTGTATTTCCATGCGCCACCATTTACAAGTGAACAGGCACGTACAAAGGTTATCGACCTTGCAAAGATTGTGTCAAAATATTCAGGGGTAATCAAACTACATGTTGTGCCGTTTACAGATGTACAGCTTGCTATCTATGATAATTGCCCGCATGATGAGCTGACAATCATCATGAAGCGGATTATGTATCAGATCGCACAGGAGATTGCATTAAAAGAAGACTGTCAGTGCCTGATCACCGGAGAGAGTATCGGTCAGGTATCGAGCCAGACAACACAGAGTCTGCTCGTCATTGACAGTGCAATCGATAAGCTTCCGGTATTCCGTCCATGTATCGGTATGGATAAGCAGGAGATTATTGATATCTCGGAGAAAATCGGAACCTACGAGACGTCAATCCTTCCGTATGAGGATTGTTGTACAACGTTTGTGGCACAGCATCCAGTTACAAAGCCGAAGATGGAGCAGATTTTAGAGTCTGAGAAGGCACTTCAAGGCAAAGTAGAGGCTTTGATCGCAAAGGCAATTGAGGATGTTGAGATTGTATATTGTCGTTAA
- a CDS encoding DAK2 domain-containing protein, producing MATKVIDAQLLQKAFIAGAYNLEKNKDYINELNVFPVPDGDTGSNMSLTIMAAAREVSALENPSMDELSKTISSGSLRGSRGNSGVILSQLLRGFCKEIKGKKQITVSVLSEGFVRAVETAYKAVMKPKEGTILTVAKGVAEKAVELSEMDMDFETLGQEILDHGNEVLKQTPELLPVLKEAGVVDSGGQGLMEFLTGAYNGLTGKEVINEPLTSGGAAKTQTMSSEEIDTSHIKYGYCTEFIIMLEKEYNAEIETKFKEFLTSIGDSLVVVSDDEIVKVHVHTNHPGLAFEKGLEYGSLTSMKIDNMREEHKEKVIHEQDRKKAAEQEAAQEAKKEEPKKPFGFVAVSVGEGLNDIFKDLGVDHIIEGGQTMNPSTEDVLDAISKVNAETIFVFPNNKNIILAANQAAEIEEEKKVIVIPTKTIPQGISALISFDEGATAEANQAGMEDAITAVKSGQVTYAVRDTSIDGKEIKTGDYMGIDDAGIQAVGQDITEVVKDLIGAMADEDSELLSIYYGSDVEEEKANALVEAVQAAYPDFEVEAHAGGQPIYYYILSLE from the coding sequence GTGGCTACAAAGGTAATTGATGCCCAGTTGTTACAGAAAGCATTTATTGCTGGCGCATATAACTTAGAGAAAAATAAAGATTATATCAATGAATTGAACGTATTCCCGGTACCGGATGGTGATACCGGTTCCAATATGTCACTTACAATCATGGCAGCTGCCAGAGAGGTAAGTGCACTTGAAAATCCGTCTATGGATGAGCTTTCCAAGACAATTTCAAGCGGTTCCCTGCGGGGATCAAGAGGAAATTCAGGCGTTATCTTATCTCAGCTTCTGCGTGGTTTCTGTAAGGAAATCAAAGGCAAGAAGCAGATTACAGTATCAGTACTTTCTGAAGGATTTGTACGTGCTGTAGAGACCGCATATAAGGCAGTTATGAAGCCGAAGGAAGGAACAATCCTGACCGTGGCAAAGGGTGTTGCGGAGAAGGCGGTGGAGCTTTCTGAGATGGATATGGATTTTGAGACACTCGGACAGGAGATTCTTGACCATGGTAATGAAGTGTTAAAACAGACACCGGAGTTGCTGCCGGTATTAAAGGAAGCAGGCGTGGTTGATTCCGGCGGACAGGGCCTGATGGAGTTTTTAACAGGTGCGTATAATGGTCTGACAGGAAAAGAAGTGATCAATGAGCCTCTTACATCCGGTGGTGCAGCGAAGACGCAGACAATGTCTTCCGAAGAGATTGATACATCCCATATCAAATATGGTTATTGTACCGAATTTATCATTATGCTCGAAAAGGAATACAATGCAGAGATTGAAACAAAGTTCAAGGAGTTTTTGACTTCTATTGGTGATTCGCTCGTAGTTGTATCCGATGATGAGATTGTTAAGGTGCATGTGCATACGAACCATCCGGGACTTGCATTTGAGAAGGGACTGGAATATGGTTCACTTACGAGTATGAAGATAGACAATATGCGTGAGGAACACAAGGAGAAGGTCATCCACGAGCAGGATCGCAAGAAGGCAGCCGAGCAGGAAGCTGCACAGGAAGCAAAGAAGGAAGAACCGAAGAAACCATTTGGTTTTGTGGCAGTTTCTGTCGGAGAAGGTTTAAATGACATCTTTAAGGATCTCGGTGTTGATCATATCATCGAAGGTGGACAGACGATGAATCCAAGTACGGAGGATGTGTTAGATGCAATTTCCAAGGTAAATGCAGAAACCATATTTGTGTTCCCGAACAACAAGAATATTATCTTAGCAGCCAATCAGGCAGCTGAGATTGAAGAAGAGAAGAAGGTTATTGTCATTCCGACGAAGACGATCCCGCAGGGAATCAGTGCACTAATCTCCTTTGATGAGGGTGCAACTGCAGAGGCGAATCAGGCAGGTATGGAGGATGCAATCACGGCAGTGAAGAGCGGACAGGTTACTTATGCTGTGCGCGATACTTCCATCGATGGCAAGGAAATCAAGACCGGTGATTATATGGGTATTGATGATGCGGGTATCCAGGCGGTTGGACAGGATATCACGGAGGTGGTAAAGGATCTGATCGGTGCAATGGCAGATGAAGATTCCGAGCTTCTGAGCATCTACTACGGCAGTGATGTTGAAGAGGAAAAAGCAAATGCACTTGTAGAAGCCGTACAGGCAGCTTACCCTGATTTTGAAGTGGAAGCCCATGCGGGCGGACAGCCAATCTATTATTATATTTTGTCTTTGGAATAA